A single genomic interval of Asinibacterium sp. OR53 harbors:
- a CDS encoding tagaturonate reductase, with protein sequence MQLSRSFLEEKGKALPEKVLQFGTGVLLRGLPDYFINKANNQQLFNGSIVVVKSTSNGGTDAFKQQEGVFTQIERGYENGQAVERTVVNTAISRVLSAREEWEEILACASNEAMQVIISNTTEVGITLMPEDAHAERPVSFPGRLLHFLLKRFETFNGSKEAGMVIIPTELIVDNAHKLKAILLQLAEMKGCSRDFCNWLQEANDFCNSLVDRIVPGKLGATETAALEKQLGYRDDLMIMSECYRLWAIETSSERTKKILSFSAADAGVILAPDINKFRELKLRLLNGTHTFSCGLACLAGFATVKEAMQDETFAAFVAGLMMDEIVPLVAGGNISTEEARTFASQVIDRFRNTYIEHLWINITVQYTSKMVMRNIPLLEKYFATNGSAPTLMSLGFAAYLLFLKPGAPYKVEDDKAGLIVAYWNRQDEPGWLEALLSDKSIWGNDLTIYPGFAETIHMYLAMLTGSDASDILRSVMDKRSESV encoded by the coding sequence TTACTGCGCGGATTGCCGGATTATTTTATCAACAAAGCGAATAACCAGCAACTGTTCAACGGCAGCATCGTAGTGGTAAAATCAACCAGCAATGGCGGAACAGATGCATTCAAACAACAGGAAGGTGTTTTCACGCAGATAGAACGAGGCTATGAAAATGGACAAGCGGTAGAAAGAACAGTAGTGAATACTGCCATCAGCCGCGTACTTTCTGCGCGGGAAGAATGGGAAGAAATATTGGCCTGCGCTTCGAACGAAGCCATGCAGGTGATCATTTCCAACACAACGGAAGTAGGCATTACCCTGATGCCTGAAGATGCACACGCAGAACGGCCGGTTTCTTTTCCGGGCAGACTGTTGCATTTTCTGCTGAAAAGATTTGAAACATTCAATGGCAGTAAAGAGGCCGGTATGGTGATCATTCCCACCGAACTGATCGTTGACAATGCCCATAAACTGAAAGCTATTTTATTGCAACTGGCTGAGATGAAAGGATGCAGCCGTGACTTTTGTAACTGGTTGCAGGAAGCCAACGATTTTTGCAATTCACTGGTAGACCGTATTGTGCCGGGCAAACTGGGTGCAACCGAAACAGCCGCATTGGAAAAGCAATTGGGGTATCGGGATGATCTGATGATCATGTCAGAATGTTATCGCTTGTGGGCCATCGAAACCAGTTCAGAACGTACTAAAAAAATATTATCATTCAGTGCAGCAGATGCAGGTGTAATACTGGCGCCCGATATTAATAAGTTCAGGGAACTGAAACTGCGGTTGTTGAATGGTACCCATACTTTTTCTTGCGGACTTGCCTGCCTGGCAGGATTCGCCACGGTGAAAGAAGCGATGCAGGATGAAACATTTGCAGCTTTTGTTGCCGGCCTGATGATGGATGAGATTGTACCCCTGGTAGCAGGAGGGAATATCAGTACGGAAGAAGCCCGGACCTTTGCCTCACAGGTGATCGACCGTTTCAGGAATACGTATATTGAACACTTGTGGATCAATATCACGGTACAATACACTTCTAAAATGGTGATGCGCAATATACCTTTGCTGGAGAAATATTTTGCGACAAACGGATCGGCGCCAACCCTCATGTCGCTTGGCTTTGCGGCTTACCTGCTGTTCCTGAAACCAGGTGCACCTTACAAAGTGGAAGACGATAAAGCGGGATTGATTGTTGCCTACTGGAACCGGCAGGATGAGCCGGGCTGGCTCGAAGCCCTGTTGTCTGATAAGTCAATATGGGGTAATGATTTGACAATCTATCCGGGTTTTGCAGAAACTATACATATGTATCTTGCAATGTTAACCGGCAGTGATGCAAGCGATATACTCCGGTCGGTTATGGATAAAAGATCAGAGAGTGTATAA
- the uxaC gene encoding glucuronate isomerase: MRTFLDENFLLSNKTAQQLYHEYAKPMPVIDYHCHLPQQQIAEDLQFKNLTQVWLYGDHYKWRAMRTNGVDESYCTGNKSDKEKFEQWAATVPYTLRNPLYHWTHLELQRYFGVHDILNPQTAGKIYDTCTALLQTKEYSVRNLLRRMNVKMVCTTDDPVDSLEYHIRLKEEGFEIPILPAFRPDHAMNVSKPELFNQYLKKLEAVSNISISSFDDFLYALQSRHDFFASAGCSVSDHGLEELYAEDFTGSEIDSIFNKIHGGKQLSETEQRKFKSAMLVHFAEWDWEKGWVQQFHIGAMRNNNSRMLQQLGPDTGWDSIGDFSQGRALSSFLNKLDSDNKLAKTIIYNLNPADNELMATMLGNFNDGSVAGKIQFGSGWWFLDQKDGMIKQMNALSNMGLISKFVGMLTDSRSFLSYPRHEYFRRLLCNLFGEEIENGELPADIEWVGTIIQDICYRNARNYFGWQSMTPEQ; the protein is encoded by the coding sequence ATGAGAACATTTTTGGATGAAAATTTTTTGCTGTCAAACAAGACAGCGCAGCAACTGTATCACGAGTATGCCAAGCCCATGCCCGTGATCGATTATCATTGCCACCTGCCTCAACAGCAGATTGCAGAAGACCTTCAGTTTAAAAACCTTACACAAGTGTGGTTGTACGGCGATCACTACAAGTGGAGGGCCATGCGTACGAATGGAGTGGACGAAAGTTATTGCACGGGCAATAAAAGCGATAAAGAAAAATTCGAGCAGTGGGCAGCCACGGTTCCTTATACTTTACGTAACCCGCTGTATCACTGGACACACCTTGAATTACAGCGCTATTTTGGTGTGCATGATATCCTGAATCCGCAGACGGCCGGCAAAATTTATGATACCTGCACGGCATTGCTGCAAACGAAAGAATACTCAGTGCGTAACCTGTTGCGCAGGATGAATGTGAAAATGGTTTGCACCACCGATGATCCCGTAGATTCATTGGAGTATCACATACGATTAAAGGAAGAAGGCTTTGAAATACCCATCCTGCCTGCATTCCGGCCCGATCATGCCATGAACGTATCTAAGCCGGAACTGTTTAATCAATACCTGAAAAAGCTGGAGGCGGTGAGCAATATCTCCATCTCTTCTTTCGATGATTTCCTTTATGCATTGCAGAGCCGGCATGATTTCTTTGCATCGGCGGGATGCAGTGTTTCTGATCATGGATTGGAAGAACTCTATGCAGAAGACTTCACCGGATCGGAGATTGACAGTATTTTCAACAAAATACATGGAGGTAAACAACTGAGTGAAACAGAACAGCGCAAGTTCAAATCGGCCATGCTGGTGCATTTTGCCGAATGGGATTGGGAAAAAGGATGGGTGCAGCAGTTTCACATAGGCGCCATGCGTAACAATAATTCGCGCATGCTGCAGCAACTCGGGCCCGATACAGGTTGGGATTCGATTGGTGATTTTTCACAGGGAAGGGCTTTGTCGTCGTTCCTCAACAAACTGGACAGCGACAACAAACTGGCCAAGACGATCATATACAACCTCAACCCCGCTGATAACGAACTTATGGCTACCATGCTCGGTAATTTCAACGACGGATCGGTTGCAGGCAAAATACAGTTCGGATCGGGATGGTGGTTCCTCGACCAGAAAGACGGCATGATCAAACAAATGAATGCACTCTCTAACATGGGACTCATCAGCAAGTTTGTGGGCATGCTCACCGATTCGAGAAGCTTCCTGTCGTACCCTCGCCATGAGTATTTCAGAAGGCTGCTCTGCAACCTGTTTGGAGAAGAAATTGAAAATGGCGAACTTCCCGCCGATATTGAATGGGTGGGAACCATCATACAGGATATTTGCTACCGCAATGCAAGGAATTATTTCGGATGGCAATCGATGACACCTGAGCAATAG
- a CDS encoding NADP-dependent glyceraldehyde-3-phosphate dehydrogenase — MSFSEQLKNIFVTEEEIPAEYRLAEEINQRLYLSNGEMKQWSGDVHEVYSPICVKTPNGLQRKLIGTYPVCTEKEAYEALDAAVAAYDNGRGQWPTMSVADRIQCVEKFISKMMEQKSIVVKLIMWEIGKSYADSVKEFDRTVEYIYATIDALKDVDRDSSRFTIEQGIVAQIRRSPLGVVLCMGPFNYPLNETFTTLIPAIIMGNTLLFKPPKHGTLLHYPLLNAFKECFPKGVVNTIYGRGNTIIPGLMKSGKINVLTLIGSSRVANELKKLHPKVNRLRAILGLDAKNAAIITKDADLKLAVQETVLGSLSFNGQRCTALKIVFVHKRVADAFVKELSAAVNKLKFGMPWEAGVALTPLPEPQKPAYLQECIRNAEQHGAKVMNENGGAAMESFVYPAVLYPVSKEMKLYREEQFGPLIPVVPFDSLDEPIEYLIESTHGQQVSLFSNESKELASLIDPLVNQVSRVNINCQCQRGPDSFPFTGRKDSAEGTLSVFDALRAFSIRSLVAAKLTESNKHLVNEIVEIHESNFLSTKYIF, encoded by the coding sequence ATGAGTTTTAGCGAGCAACTGAAAAACATTTTTGTAACCGAAGAAGAAATCCCTGCCGAATACAGGCTGGCGGAAGAAATTAACCAACGACTCTACCTGTCTAACGGTGAAATGAAGCAATGGAGCGGAGACGTGCATGAAGTATATTCTCCCATCTGCGTGAAAACCCCCAATGGACTGCAAAGAAAACTGATCGGCACTTATCCTGTCTGTACAGAGAAGGAAGCGTATGAAGCGCTGGATGCAGCAGTAGCTGCTTATGACAACGGCCGGGGACAATGGCCTACCATGAGTGTGGCCGACCGCATACAATGTGTAGAGAAATTCATCAGTAAAATGATGGAACAGAAATCCATTGTAGTGAAACTGATCATGTGGGAGATCGGTAAATCTTATGCCGACTCGGTAAAAGAATTCGACCGTACGGTTGAATACATTTATGCCACCATTGATGCATTGAAAGATGTTGACCGCGATTCATCGCGCTTTACCATTGAGCAGGGTATCGTGGCGCAGATACGCCGTTCACCGCTGGGCGTGGTGCTTTGTATGGGACCGTTCAACTATCCGCTGAACGAAACCTTCACTACACTGATCCCCGCTATCATCATGGGTAATACACTGTTGTTCAAACCTCCCAAACATGGTACTTTATTGCATTACCCTTTATTGAATGCTTTTAAAGAATGCTTTCCCAAAGGCGTGGTAAATACCATTTACGGCAGGGGTAATACCATTATACCCGGATTGATGAAATCAGGTAAAATCAATGTACTCACTCTGATCGGTTCCAGCAGGGTAGCAAACGAATTGAAAAAACTGCATCCCAAAGTAAACCGCCTGCGCGCCATCCTGGGGCTCGATGCCAAGAACGCTGCCATCATCACTAAAGATGCCGATCTGAAATTGGCTGTACAGGAAACTGTATTAGGTAGTCTTTCTTTCAACGGGCAGCGTTGTACTGCGTTAAAAATTGTCTTCGTGCATAAGCGTGTTGCAGATGCTTTTGTAAAAGAATTGTCTGCTGCAGTGAACAAATTGAAATTCGGTATGCCCTGGGAAGCGGGTGTAGCATTGACTCCGCTGCCTGAACCGCAGAAACCAGCTTACCTTCAGGAATGTATCCGCAATGCTGAACAACACGGTGCCAAAGTAATGAATGAAAACGGTGGTGCTGCGATGGAGTCTTTTGTATACCCGGCTGTATTATATCCGGTGAGTAAAGAGATGAAACTGTATCGCGAAGAGCAGTTCGGTCCGCTTATTCCCGTGGTGCCTTTCGACAGCCTTGATGAACCCATCGAATACCTAATCGAGTCTACACATGGTCAACAGGTGAGTCTCTTCAGCAATGAAAGTAAAGAGCTTGCCTCGCTGATAGACCCCCTGGTGAACCAGGTAAGCCGCGTGAATATTAATTGCCAGTGCCAGCGTGGTCCGGATAGCTTTCCTTTCACCGGAAGAAAAGACAGCGCCGAAGGAACTTTATCTGTATTTGATGCGTTGCGTGCATTCTCCATCCGTTCATTGGTAGCTGCGAAGCTGACAGAAAGCAACAAGCACCTGGTGAATGAGATCGTAGAAATACACGAATCGAACTTCCTCAGTACCAAGTATATTTTCTAA
- a CDS encoding YhcH/YjgK/YiaL family protein, whose amino-acid sequence MIIDSLASAGKYASMHPLFAKAFEYISKQNLASLETGKFEIDGQHLKAIVSDKPGVTAAESTAKFECHNKHIDIQVCINGRETIGWKPRDSCVDQRGEYNEEKDVVFYNDAPDTYFELTGGQFAIFYPEDVHAPMIGDGMIKKLVIKVKL is encoded by the coding sequence ATGATCATAGACAGTTTAGCCAGTGCAGGAAAATACGCATCCATGCATCCGCTTTTCGCCAAAGCTTTTGAGTACATTTCTAAACAGAATCTCGCGTCGCTGGAAACCGGCAAATTCGAGATCGATGGCCAACACCTGAAAGCCATCGTTTCCGATAAACCGGGTGTAACAGCAGCCGAGTCTACTGCCAAATTCGAATGTCACAATAAACACATCGATATACAAGTATGCATCAATGGCCGTGAAACGATCGGCTGGAAACCCAGGGATTCCTGTGTGGACCAACGCGGTGAGTATAACGAAGAAAAAGACGTTGTATTTTATAATGATGCGCCGGATACCTATTTCGAGTTAACCGGTGGCCAGTTCGCCATCTTTTACCCCGAAGACGTGCATGCACCCATGATTGGGGATGGCATGATCAAGAAGCTGGTGATTAAAGTGAAGCTATAA
- a CDS encoding sugar kinase, with protein MPKKVVTLGEIMLRLSTPGFERFVQADSLDVTYGGGEANVAVAICNYGLNGTFVTKVPDNPLGQAAINHIRRYGVDTQFIARGGKRLGIYFLETGASMRASQVVYDRAGASISDVEISEFDFDKIFEGADWFHTTGITPALSDKAAALTEAALKAAKAKGITTSIDLNYRKKLWSKEKAREVMTRLCQYVDVCIGNEEDAETTLGFVSKGTDVTKGELNLDGYKDVFQQMKAKFGFKYIASTLRESHSASDNGWSALVYDGSSFYHTRQYEVRIVDRVGSGDSFASGFIYGLVSGMPMKEAAEFGVAASALKHTIPGDLNHATLNEVKDLMKGDGSGRVQR; from the coding sequence ATGCCGAAAAAAGTTGTTACCCTCGGAGAAATCATGCTCCGCTTGTCCACCCCTGGCTTTGAGCGTTTTGTACAGGCCGATAGTTTGGATGTAACTTATGGAGGTGGCGAAGCCAATGTGGCCGTTGCCATTTGCAATTATGGACTCAATGGCACATTTGTTACCAAAGTACCTGATAACCCATTGGGACAGGCCGCTATCAATCATATCCGTCGTTATGGTGTAGATACGCAATTCATTGCCCGTGGCGGTAAACGTCTGGGTATCTATTTCCTGGAAACAGGTGCTTCTATGCGTGCTTCACAGGTGGTGTATGACCGTGCCGGCGCTTCTATTTCAGATGTTGAGATCAGCGAATTTGATTTTGATAAGATATTTGAAGGTGCCGACTGGTTCCATACCACTGGTATCACACCTGCATTGAGCGATAAAGCTGCTGCGCTTACCGAAGCTGCTTTGAAAGCGGCCAAAGCCAAAGGCATTACGACCAGCATCGACCTCAACTATCGTAAAAAATTATGGAGCAAAGAAAAAGCCCGTGAAGTGATGACCAGGCTTTGTCAGTATGTAGATGTATGCATTGGTAATGAAGAAGACGCCGAAACCACGCTGGGCTTCGTGAGCAAGGGCACCGATGTTACCAAGGGGGAATTGAACCTCGATGGTTATAAAGATGTGTTCCAGCAGATGAAAGCAAAATTCGGTTTCAAATATATTGCTTCCACCCTTCGGGAAAGCCACAGTGCTTCCGATAACGGATGGAGTGCACTCGTTTACGATGGATCAAGCTTCTATCATACCAGGCAATACGAAGTACGCATCGTTGACCGCGTGGGCAGTGGCGATTCTTTTGCGAGCGGATTCATCTACGGGCTCGTCAGCGGTATGCCTATGAAGGAAGCGGCCGAATTCGGTGTTGCAGCATCTGCGCTGAAACACACCATTCCCGGCGATCTCAACCATGCCACCCTGAACGAAGTGAAAGACCTCATGAAAGGCGATGGCTCCGGAAGGGTTCAACGATAA
- a CDS encoding bifunctional 4-hydroxy-2-oxoglutarate aldolase/2-dehydro-3-deoxy-phosphogluconate aldolase, whose protein sequence is MKKKDRLLQLIPEQGVLPLFFNKDVEVSLQVLKALYEAGIRTVEYTNRGEAALKNFIAMRQLYDAELPGMYLGIGTIKNGEMARKFIDAGADYLICPGLVPSVAEVADQHEMLWVPGCMTPTEIISAETLGARMIKLFPGNILGPGFLSAIKELFPDLLFMPTGGVELDKENIAGWFKAGVCAVGMGSKLITKALLEAKDYAQIVAATKQVLHTIQSIKA, encoded by the coding sequence ATGAAGAAAAAGGATCGCCTTTTGCAATTGATCCCTGAACAGGGTGTGTTACCATTATTTTTCAACAAAGATGTTGAAGTCAGTCTCCAGGTTTTAAAAGCTTTATACGAAGCCGGTATCCGGACAGTAGAATATACCAATCGCGGTGAAGCAGCGCTGAAAAATTTCATCGCTATGCGCCAGCTCTATGATGCGGAATTACCAGGTATGTATTTAGGCATAGGCACTATTAAGAACGGAGAGATGGCACGCAAATTCATCGATGCGGGTGCCGACTACCTGATTTGTCCGGGTCTTGTTCCTTCGGTAGCCGAAGTAGCCGATCAGCACGAAATGCTTTGGGTGCCCGGTTGTATGACACCTACAGAGATCATCAGCGCGGAAACACTGGGTGCGCGTATGATCAAATTATTCCCCGGAAATATTTTAGGTCCCGGGTTCTTATCTGCTATCAAAGAATTATTTCCCGATCTGTTATTCATGCCAACAGGTGGCGTGGAGCTCGACAAAGAAAATATTGCCGGATGGTTTAAAGCAGGCGTATGTGCAGTAGGCATGGGCAGCAAACTCATCACCAAAGCATTGCTGGAAGCGAAAGATTATGCACAGATCGTTGCAGCCACCAAACAGGTATTACACACTATTCAATCCATTAAAGCCTGA
- a CDS encoding MFS transporter: MSSTNPIGKYRWTICTLIFAATTINYLDRQVISLLKSTLSTELHWDDGDYANIEIAFKLFYAFGLLGAGRLVDKLGTKIGYALATGLWSVAAVCHAFATNVFSFAVVRSALGLTEAGNFPAAIKGVAEWFPKKERALATGIFNSGTNFGAIVAPLTVPFIAAQWGWKWAFILTGVLGFIWLIFWFILYEVPKKHKKLLQAEYDYIHSDADEQPVTEEETSPKLSWGKLLGYRQTWAFALGKLLTDPIWWFYLFWLPDFLQSQYHLSNTAIALPVAVVYTISTIGSVGGGWIPLWLIRKNWPVYRARKTSMFFFALCVIPIISAQLLGGINMWYAVLVIGLAAAAHQAWSANIFTTVSDMFPKRATGSVTGIGGMFGALGGIALSWLVQKNMFVHYRAIGKIEVAYYIMFAVCGSAYVLAWLVMHFLIGKQNKPIQA, encoded by the coding sequence ATGTCATCAACCAACCCCATAGGAAAATACAGATGGACGATCTGTACACTCATCTTCGCTGCAACCACCATCAACTACCTCGACAGGCAGGTGATCAGTCTGTTGAAGTCGACCCTCTCTACCGAACTGCATTGGGATGATGGAGATTATGCCAATATTGAAATAGCTTTCAAATTGTTTTACGCGTTCGGCTTGCTGGGAGCGGGCCGGCTGGTAGATAAACTGGGCACTAAAATCGGTTATGCGCTGGCCACCGGCTTATGGAGCGTTGCCGCTGTATGCCATGCTTTTGCCACCAACGTGTTCAGCTTTGCAGTGGTTCGTTCGGCCCTGGGCCTTACGGAAGCGGGTAATTTCCCTGCTGCTATCAAAGGTGTGGCGGAATGGTTCCCCAAAAAAGAAAGGGCGTTGGCCACCGGCATCTTTAATTCGGGCACTAATTTCGGAGCCATCGTGGCGCCGTTGACCGTTCCTTTTATTGCCGCGCAGTGGGGTTGGAAATGGGCTTTCATTCTTACAGGCGTACTCGGATTTATATGGCTGATCTTCTGGTTCATTTTATATGAAGTGCCTAAGAAACATAAAAAATTATTACAGGCAGAGTACGACTATATCCACAGCGACGCAGATGAACAACCTGTAACAGAAGAAGAAACAAGCCCCAAGCTTTCCTGGGGAAAGCTGCTGGGTTACCGGCAAACCTGGGCATTCGCTTTGGGTAAACTGCTCACCGATCCCATCTGGTGGTTCTATTTATTCTGGCTGCCCGATTTCCTGCAAAGCCAGTATCATTTGAGCAACACAGCCATTGCATTGCCGGTAGCTGTAGTATATACCATATCTACTATCGGCAGTGTGGGCGGCGGTTGGATACCCCTCTGGCTCATCAGAAAAAACTGGCCGGTGTACCGCGCCCGCAAAACATCGATGTTCTTTTTTGCATTGTGTGTAATACCCATCATATCGGCCCAGTTGCTGGGAGGCATCAATATGTGGTATGCCGTACTGGTGATCGGTTTGGCGGCTGCAGCACACCAGGCATGGAGTGCCAACATCTTCACAACGGTAAGTGATATGTTCCCTAAGAGAGCAACGGGTTCCGTTACCGGAATCGGCGGCATGTTCGGCGCATTGGGAGGCATTGCCTTATCATGGCTGGTACAAAAAAATATGTTCGTGCATTACCGCGCCATTGGCAAAATTGAAGTGGCATACTATATCATGTTTGCCGTATGCGGATCGGCTTATGTGCTGGCATGGCTGGTGATGCATTTCTTGATTGGTAAACAAAACAAACCCATCCAGGCTTAA
- a CDS encoding PmoA family protein, which translates to MFKTHSYKCLLAGVLSWSLLQSTAQSRQAMITVQPDAAQRKVVITADGKPFTSFVYTDTIEKPVLYPIYAGNGQTITRGFPWKPEPHDPTDHPHHLGLWFNYERVNGLDFWNNSFAIAAEKKVHYGWIKTNEVVSTESGKQGKLVYTARWVNQQQDVLLNEKTTYLFSQENNERIIDRITELTAVQDVAFPDSKDGLLGLRVAHELELPITQTKEYKDAQGNITKVAATKDATVTGNYLTSAGKEGDAAWATRGEWCMLYGKKGNDTISIVIMDHPGNPGYPTYWHARNYGLFAANPLGQKVFSEGKENLNFRLRKGQSATFRYRIVIAAGDKRLSSIRINQLKKNFTK; encoded by the coding sequence ATGTTCAAGACCCATTCATACAAATGTTTGCTGGCAGGTGTTCTTTCATGGAGCCTGCTGCAGTCCACTGCACAGTCACGCCAGGCCATGATAACGGTACAACCCGATGCAGCGCAACGCAAAGTGGTGATCACGGCCGACGGAAAACCCTTTACCAGTTTCGTGTATACAGATACCATTGAGAAACCGGTATTGTATCCTATTTATGCAGGGAACGGACAAACAATCACCCGTGGATTTCCCTGGAAGCCGGAACCACATGATCCTACAGATCACCCGCATCACCTGGGATTGTGGTTTAACTATGAGCGGGTGAACGGACTTGATTTTTGGAACAATTCATTTGCTATTGCTGCCGAAAAGAAAGTGCATTATGGATGGATCAAAACGAATGAAGTGGTGAGTACGGAAAGTGGTAAGCAGGGAAAGCTGGTGTATACCGCCCGCTGGGTAAACCAGCAGCAGGATGTATTGCTGAATGAGAAAACCACCTATCTGTTCAGCCAGGAGAATAATGAGCGTATCATTGACCGCATCACGGAACTGACAGCCGTGCAGGACGTGGCTTTCCCCGACAGCAAGGACGGGTTGCTGGGTTTGCGGGTGGCGCATGAACTGGAACTGCCCATCACACAAACCAAAGAATACAAAGACGCGCAGGGGAATATTACCAAAGTGGCTGCTACAAAAGATGCGACAGTAACAGGTAACTATCTTACATCGGCAGGAAAAGAAGGCGATGCCGCCTGGGCCACAAGGGGCGAGTGGTGCATGTTGTACGGCAAGAAAGGTAATGATACCATCAGCATTGTGATCATGGATCATCCGGGAAATCCCGGCTATCCTACTTACTGGCATGCACGTAATTATGGGTTGTTTGCGGCCAATCCATTGGGACAAAAAGTATTTTCAGAAGGGAAAGAAAACCTCAATTTCCGTTTAAGGAAGGGGCAGTCCGCCACTTTCCGTTATCGTATAGTGATTGCTGCCGGCGATAAGCGGCTGAGTAGTATACGGATCAATCAACTGAAGAAAAATTTTACGAAATAG
- a CDS encoding YcxB family protein, with protein sequence MQYSFSYDKRKVIQALRYHFAQKQDLRILIVLVNVFAIVSGILFYTKKIRPEPFLLGSLIWLVLMASFWYFLPNTIYKRSATFKESFIIDFRDTDIRLESEHGYVLWKWTQFSKFFESPHFFHLYFDARSFFLIPKDNMGDEMRHELRGLLKSKLG encoded by the coding sequence ATGCAATACAGTTTCTCTTACGATAAAAGAAAGGTCATACAGGCTTTACGCTACCATTTTGCACAGAAACAGGATTTGAGGATATTGATTGTACTGGTCAATGTATTTGCGATTGTATCCGGCATTCTTTTCTATACCAAAAAGATCAGGCCCGAGCCCTTTTTGCTGGGTTCATTGATCTGGCTGGTGTTGATGGCTTCGTTCTGGTATTTTTTACCCAATACCATTTATAAGCGCTCCGCCACTTTCAAAGAATCGTTCATCATCGATTTCCGGGACACAGATATCAGGCTGGAAAGCGAGCACGGCTATGTGCTCTGGAAGTGGACCCAATTCAGCAAATTTTTCGAAAGTCCCCATTTCTTTCACCTCTATTTCGATGCCCGCTCTTTTTTCCTGATCCCCAAAGACAATATGGGAGATGAGATGAGGCATGAGCTGCGGGGATTACTCAAGAGTAAGTTAGGGTAG
- a CDS encoding GNAT family N-acetyltransferase, which translates to MPLKLIDHNSTEYHQMVDLRYHLLRKPLGLDFTKEELEREKNDILIGCFEEDKLEACCILTQTAPKTVRLRQMAVSSVLQGKGIGRVLMSFAENIARDRGYHRLTMHARKTAVGFYEKLGYKIHGEEFQEVTIPHFEMHKAL; encoded by the coding sequence ATGCCGTTAAAACTCATAGACCATAACAGCACGGAATACCACCAGATGGTCGACCTGCGTTACCACCTGTTGCGCAAGCCGTTGGGACTGGATTTTACCAAAGAAGAGCTGGAAAGGGAGAAAAACGACATCCTCATCGGCTGTTTCGAGGAAGATAAGCTGGAAGCCTGTTGTATTTTAACGCAAACGGCCCCCAAAACCGTCCGTTTACGCCAGATGGCCGTCAGCTCCGTTCTACAAGGCAAGGGCATTGGCCGGGTTTTGATGAGTTTTGCCGAAAACATAGCCCGCGACAGGGGGTACCATCGCCTCACCATGCACGCCCGTAAAACAGCCGTTGGTTTCTACGAAAAACTGGGCTATAAGATCCATGGGGAAGAATTCCAGGAAGTCACTATCCCCCATTTTGAGATGCATAAGGCACTGTAA
- a CDS encoding acyl carrier protein — protein MSDIATRVKKIIVDKLGVDEAEVTNEASFTNDLGADSLDTVELIMEFEKEFNISIPDEQAETITTVGQAVAYLEEHAK, from the coding sequence ATGTCAGACATCGCAACAAGAGTTAAGAAAATCATCGTTGATAAATTAGGGGTAGACGAGGCGGAGGTTACCAATGAGGCGTCTTTCACTAACGACCTCGGTGCAGATTCTTTGGATACCGTTGAGTTGATTATGGAATTCGAGAAGGAATTTAACATCTCCATCCCCGATGAGCAGGCTGAAACCATTACCACTGTTGGTCAGGCTGTTGCTTACCTCGAAGAACACGCTAAGTAA